The following coding sequences are from one Scylla paramamosain isolate STU-SP2022 chromosome 21, ASM3559412v1, whole genome shotgun sequence window:
- the LOC135110910 gene encoding insulin-like growth factor 1 receptor isoform X2, which translates to MLLVSCCGQDNELKRASVQSPSVEGNQPVPRVKENREVSRSATPPKTRKSCVEWCYVFHHWLASSRVLVHTFCPDRRVPAYVLHSPTHLCQPWVWLSGAERKCFQPSGRTRRSKRTPAWAWVWMASAILAWCCPTLAEPGGCPVDAAPPNKTCSSLYLDATNLRDLCSCVKVSGCLRISFITSENASVNQYLQSFSFPHLLEITDYLLVYDVSGLTSLGTLFPNLSVIRGEILFFNYALVICALPHLEEVGLYSLTTVVRGSVWVKDNPRLCYVHTVDWDSITLHRLDQNVIKNNRPRSECEPCPEHCRGTRRCDRVRCWSKARCQILCSEGCQGQCVAGQANTSDTNSTAASATCDTPTCVPHTLHAACLHHSIQMQKEPLAVLPEAGELEGQCREGRGKSAPTFKTFKGRQRCECEEGGSPNLCGSPVVRSVSQAQCLTHCCSLGNLTIHYTGGGMIDGELQRYLRNVEEIRGYLKIINTNISSANILPNLRKIGGEHKVYGKFSLVMLDNPLLQSLDSWIQNLTIKSGGMFFQSNPRLCTAHIRHLTDTLINTAVVISATNGQEMLCQEETLKATARPSPLYGELAVFVESSTATRNTTYYVSYREARGNTSVSFRRDSCVSDLLWTVVEVSRPVAGGKQRLVVLKGLSPATRYALYVSTVRARSSIITATTTLFNLSQPGQVEWRPLNESSLQVWWTPPPLPQNVTVHQYLVTVLLRPAPRSSLSLESSRGYGSVSERQESTTKAQEIDNEEVCAVPSEPGCCSCETPRPQELTPQTSSTLDHFEEYLANSVSISQWLPWGARRSRVVPVDKDYFISADTPERHKIREKGERVPGHYVEHRDATPRKDANVMHLETSDTSITLHHLRHFSLYTVAVTACLQPAPCIRTPLSVDPNSNFSISEPVKCKLCSTVPAVVTAFTDASHAADIVPDNSLRVFQSNTSSSLVMSWLPPSFVNGRILYYFLRCTGPHGEPYERIVSPANREQHEERLSFSLNDLEAGNYSCKLAARSLKGYGNFTQPISFIVMSSSSPGENDRWVLWTALVGTAASLVVVAVVVPLWWWRWRRLRTNTVPDKLEDELLSPLYKDGFAPCERFHEKFILNRGDLVFLENLPPLGSGAYGLVLAGELQKGGHVTRVAVKTHSNFKSIEGIKQFQKEAEIMQHLDCHHIVQLLGVIADFTPVYLVMELMEGGDLKTYLQQYEKCVTDQTVLEMAVQAADGMAYLECKRVVHRDLAARNCFLDRSLTLKIGDFGRARNLESESNYLAMKELETPVRWMSPESLMGKHSTKSDVWSYGVLLWEMVTRGSRPYEHNSCTEVKLLVTEMKKHLDLPSPCPPPLAAVMVCAWSHCPSHRPTFRAITDFLLQYVSPEFQKRVQEVSFVHDLQTEAASDEDEFHLQQLINANPSTNTSTSDEDSPQWNPADHSWSATSPCRSVWPRQSIYMPCTEASVSPQKRQIHTNTDDNSGPEFCHRVQSFCRRDTTPVSSNVHTSYLSQETSHTWQPGTLNVVSGTCQHGRGSLVQYRNTDEVTLTSLPQTSRGGASKSSLRSAASNDSSPSVVTHSVPPVSSAPHTASCYSSSPSTTSRSLYYSSLLPSSSGSTAPESSSTFLTPPASLLIPLHTLHDTQLGAPLPHDSTCELHASPPLRRAAAMSSTLARAFPRLSDASVHSSVHLAAGNLPRRPPTVFSRCIADIRLPKKLSLKSITLAQSNPSLAASEPLLSHHEAPIGSHSASPSISHLPVTPLSDSNTSLLSTRPLSIMNSFAIKLSHSEDQKYSTILPVACYSPETASAVSARPIPGSAPPTLLLTRKTQVFSATSDLGTGCHHRSRRYTSLTEDGGERQ; encoded by the exons CTCTGCCAACCATGGGTCTGGCTGAGCGGTGCGGAAAGGAAATGTTTTCAGCCATCCGGAAGGACAAGGCGAAGCAAGAGAACGCCTGCTTGGGCTTGGGTGTGGATGGCCTCAGCAATTCTGGCGTGGTGCTGCCCTACACTGGCAGAGCCCGGAGGCTGCCCTGTCGACGCCGCGCCGCCCAACAAAA CCTGCTCTAGCTTGTACTTAGACGCTACCAACCTGCGTGACCTGTGCTCTTGCGTCAAGGTGTCCGGTTGTCTGCGCATCTCATTCATCACTTCG GAAAATGCAAGCGTGAATCAGTACCTGCAGAGTTTCTCGTTCCCGCACCTTCTGGAGATCACCGACTACCTTCTGGTGTACGACGTGTCGGGACTCACCTCCCTCGGCACGCTCTTCCCCAATCTCTCTGTCATCAG AGGTGAGATACTTTTCTTTAACTACGCCCTTGTTATCTGCGCCTTGCCTCACCTGGAGGAGGTGGGGCTGTACTCCCTGACGACGGTGGTGCGGGGCTCCGTCTGGGTGAAGGACAACCCTCGCCTTTGTTATGTTCACACCGTTGACTGGGACAGCATCACCCTCCACCGCCTGGACCAGAACGTTATCAAG AATAATAGGCCACGGTCTGAGTGTGAGCCGTGCCCGGAACACTGTCGCGGCACTCGGCGGTGTGACAGGGTGAGGTGCTGGAGTAAAGCACGCTGCCAGATCT TGTGCTCCGAGGGATGCCAGGGACAATGTGTTGCCGGGCAGGCCAACACCTCCGACACCAACTCCACCGCCGCCAGTGCTACCTGCGACACCCCAACCTGTGTACCCCACACCCTCCACGCAGCCTGTCTCCACCACTCCATCCAG ATGCAGAAGGAACCCTTGGCTGTGTTGCCTGAGGCTGGCGAGCTGGAGGGTCAgtgcagggaaggaagaggaaaaagcgCACCAACtttcaaaacattcaaaggGAGACAACGGTGTGAGTGTGAGGAAGGAG GAAGCCCCAACCTCTGTGGCTCCCCGGTGGTGCGGAGTGTCAGCCAGGCTCAGTGTCTCACGCACTGCTGTTCACTTGGGAACCTCACCATCCACTACACCGGCGGGG GAATGATTGACGGTGAACTTCAAAGGTACTTGAGAAACGTCGAGGAAATCCGTGGATATCTTAAGATCATAAATACAAACATATCATCTGCCAATATTCTGCCCAATCTTCGAAAAATAGGAGGGGAACATAAAGTTTACGGAAA GTTTTCGCTGGTAATGCTGGACAACCCGCTGCTACAAAGCCTCGACTCCTGGATCCAAAACCTCACCATTAAGTCCGGGGGAATGTTTTTCCAGAGCAACCCAAGACTCTGCACGGCACACATTCGCCATCTGACAGACACGCTCATCAACACCGCGGTTGTCATCTCCGCCACCAATGGGCAGGAAATGCTGT gTCAGGAGGAAACGCTGAAGGCCACTGCTCGCCCCTCACCACTTTACGGAGAACTTGCAGTCTTCGTGGAGTCCTCCACCGCCACACGCAACACCACTTACTATGTCAGCTACAGGGAGGCGCGAGGCAACACCAGCGTCTCTTTCCGCCGTGACTCCTGCGTCAGTGATCTCCT GTGGACAGTGGTGGAGGTGTCTCGTCCCGTGGCTGGAGGGAAGCAGCGTCTAGTGGTGCTCAAGGGCTTGTCCCCTGCCACGCGCTATGCTTTGTACGTCAGCACTGTCAGGGCCAGGTCCAGTATCATCACAGCAACCACCACACTCTTTA ACCTCAGTCAACCCGGCCAAGTGGAGTGGAGACCCCTCAACGAGAGTTCCCTTCAGGTGTGGTGGACgcccccgcctctccctcagAACGTGACAGTACATCAGTACTTGGTGACCGTTCTGCTGCGTCCCGCGCCAAGATCTTCACTTTCCTTGGAATCTTCACGCG GTTATGGAAGCGTATCAGAGAGACAAGAATCAACCACTAAGGCACAAGAAATAGACAACGAGGAGGTTTGTGCCGTGCCTTCCGAACCTGGCTGCTGCAGCTGTGAGACGCCGCGCCCTCAGGAGCTCACACCACAAACATCATCCACTCTGGACCACTTTGAGGAATACCTCGCTAACAGCGTAAGCATCAG CCAATGGCTGCCATGGGGCGCACGGCGCTCCCGGGTCGTGCCTGTCGATAAAGACTACTTCATCAGTGCCGACACTCCTGAAAG GCACAAAAtcagagaaaaaggagagcgaGTCCCTGGCCACTACGTGGAGCACCGCGACGCGACGCCCAGGAAAG ATGCTAACGTGATGCACTTGGAGACGTCTGACACCAGCATCACGCTCCACCACCTGCGCCACTTCTCTCTCTACACTGTGGCCGTCACCGCCTGCCTCCAACCTGCTCCTTGCATCAGAACACCATTGTCTGTCGACCCTAATAGCAACTTCAGCATCAGTGAGCCAGTTAAATGCAAGTTGTGCTCCACCGTCCCTGCAGTCGTCACCGCCTTCACTGACGCCAGCC ATGCTGCCGATATTGTACCGGATAATTCGCTAAGAGTCTTCCAGAGCAACACTTCCTCCTCACTGGTTATGTCGTGGCTTCCCCCTTCTTTCGTCAATGGTAGAATCCTGTATTACTTCCTGCGGTGCACCGGGCCACATGGC GAGCCCTATGAGAGAATCGTCAGTCCTGCCAACAGGGAACAGCATGAGGAACGCCTGAGCTTTTCTCTCAATGACTTGGAGGCAGGAAACTACTCGTGTAAACTTGCTGCCAGATCTCTTAAAGGATACGGGAATTTCACACAGCCTATTTCATTCATTGTCATG agCAGCAGTTCCCCCGGAGAAAATGACAGGTGGGTGCTGTGGACTGCCCTGGTGGGCACCGCGGcgtcactggtggtggtggctgttgtGGTGCCTctttggtggtggcggtggcggcggttgCGGACCAACACCGTGCCCGACAAACTGGAAGACGagctcctctctcctctttacaaAG ACGGGTTTGCTCCCTGCGAGAGGTTTCACGAAAAGTTTATCTTGAACCGAGGTGATCTCGTTTTCCTGGAAAACTTACCGCCGCTGGGAAGTGGCGCCTACGGCCTGGTGTTGGCGGGAGAGCTGCAGAAAGGTGGCCACGTCACGAGAGTAGCAGTGAAGACTCACTCAAACTTCAAGTCAATAGAAGGGATCAAACAGTTTCAGAAAGAGGCCGAAATCATGCA ACACTTGGATTGCCATCACATCGTGCAGCTGTTGGGCGTGATTGCAGACTTCACACCCGTGTACTTAGTGATGGAACTCATGGAGGGGGGCGACCTGAAGACCTACCTGCAGCAATACGAGAAATGTGTTACGGACCAG ACTGTACTGGAGATGGCGGTACAAGCAGCGGACGGCATGGCGTACCTTGAGTGCAAGCGAGTGGTACACCGAGATCTGGCCGCCAGAAACTGCTTCCTGGATCGCAGCCTCACCCTCAAGATTGGAGATTTCGGTCGCGCCAGGAACCTTGAGTCAGAATCAAACTACCTTGCAATGA AAGAGCTGGAGACTCCCGTTCGTTGGATGTCGCCTGAGAGTCTGATGGGCAAGCACAGCACCAAGAGCGACGTTTGGTCATACGGCGTGCTGTTGTGGGAGATGGTAACGCGAGGTAGTCGGCCATACGAG CATAACAGTTGTACAGAAGTGAAGTTGTTAGTGACGGAGATGAAGAAACACCTAGACCTGCCCAGTCCCTGCCCACCTCCCCTCGCTGCCGTGATGGTCTGCGCCTGGTCTCACTGTCCTTCGCACCGGCCCACATTTAGGGCCATCACGGATTTTTTGCTCCAG TACGTGAGTCCTGAGTTCCAGAAGAGGGTACAAGAAGTCTCCTTCGTCCACGATTTACAGACAGAAGCAGCCAG TGACGAGGACGAGTTTCACCTCCAGCAGCTCATCAACGCTAACCCCAGCACCAACACTAGCACCAGTGACGAAG ACTCACCTCAATGGAATCCAGCTGACCACTCTTGGTCGGCCACATCTCCCTGCCGTTCTGTCTGGCCGCGGCAATCAATCTACATGCCGTGCACGGAGGCGTCTGTCTCTCCCCAGAAACGTCAaatccacacaaacacagatgATAACTCAGGCCCCGAGTTTTGCCACCGAGTTCAGAGTTTCTGTAGGCGAGATACTACTCCGGTTAGCTCTAATGTCCACACCAGCTATCTCTCTCAAGAAACGTCGCACACGTGGCAGCCAGGCACACTGAACGTTGTCTCAGGAACATGCCAGCACGGGAGGGGTTCTCTTGTACAATACAGAAATACTGACGAGGTAACACTTACTTCATTACCACAAACTTCTCGAGGCGGTGCCTCAAAGTCTTCACTCAGGAGCGCTGCATCTAATGACAGTTCGCCATCAGTCGTCACTCATTCCGTCCCCCCTGTTTCTTCAGCACCACACACAGCTTCCTGTTATTCCTCCTCGCCCTCAACAACTTCACGTTCGTTGTattattcttccctccttccttcctcctctggcAGCACTGCCCCTGAGTCTTCTAGCACTTTCCTCACACCACCAGCCTCTCTATTGATACCCCTCCATACTTTGCATGACACGCAGTTAGGTGCACCCCTACCTCATGACTCCACCTGTGAGCTACATGCTTCGCCACCACTCCGTCGTGCTGCAGCCATGTCCTCCACACTCGCGCGTGCCTTCCCACGCCTCTCCGATGCATCCGTCCACTCGTCTGTGCATCTCGCTGCAGGAAATCTCCCTCGTCGACCTCCTACCGTTTTCTCACGTTGTATTGCTGATATTCGCTTACCAAAAAAACTCAGCCTAAAATCAATAACCCTGGCCCAATCGAATCCCAGTCTGGCCGCTAGCGAGCCGCTACTGTCCCACCATGAAGCACCCATCGGATCTCATTCGGCTTCACCCTCCATCAGTCACTTACCTGTCACCCCGTTATCAGATTCCAACACATCACTCTTATCAACTAGACCTTTATCCATTATGAACTCCTTTGCCATCAAACTGTCACATTCTGAAGACCAAAAATATTCAACCATTCTTCCAGTAGCTTGTTATTCCCCTGAAACAGCTTCAGCTGTTTCAGCACGTCCCATTCCGGGCAGCGCACCACCCACCCTCCTCCTTACCAGGAAGACGCAAGTCTTTAGTGCTACAAGTGACCTTGGCACCGGTTGTCACCACCGCAGCCGCCGCTACACCTCTCTCACCGAAGATGGCGGGGAGCGGCAGTGA